Genomic segment of Bradyrhizobium sp. SZCCHNS1050:
ACCGATTGGGCGGGACGGTCCATGGATCGCACGCCGCGCAGCATTTCCGACTACGACGCCGTCATGGATCCGATTCGCGCCGCCCGATTGGCCAAGAGCGGAAACCAACCCGGCGATCCCGCGAAGGCCGCACAGGCATTGCTCGCCCTCGTGGAAGCCGAAAAACCGCCTGTGCGGCTGTTCCTCGGTGAGGACGCGCTGGCCCTGGTCGAGCAGAAGATCGAGGGCATGAAAGCCGAAGTGAGTGCCTGGAACAAGCTCTCGCGCTCCACCAGCTTCGCTTGATGATCCAAAGCCGGCGCATCCGGGAAAGACTGCAACGCTCGACATCTGGGCCGGTCGACTCGCGTGCGCGAGCTTCATCGGGGCGGCGAAGCGATGCACGTCCTCACCTGCTGGCCCGCCACGCACCTGCGTGTTAAGCGCATTGCCATGCCCGCCCCCATCCTCCCCCTCATCGAAGCCGCCGGCCGCTGGCCCGAGCGCGGCGCGCTCGTCGGCCTCGATCTCGGCACCAAGACCATCGGCGTCGCCGTGTCCGATCCGGACCGGCGGCTCGCCACCGGCGTCGAGACGATCCAGCGCAAGGCCTTCAAGGCCGACGCGGCGCGACTGCTGGCGATTTGCACCGAGCGCAAGGTGATCGGCTTGGTGCTGGGCCTGCCCATCAACATGGATGGCAGCGAGGGGCCGCGGGCGCAGTCGACCAGGGCGTTCGCGCGCAATCTCGCCGGCCTCACCGACCTGCCGATCGGCCTGTGGGACGAGCGGCTGTCGACGGCGGCGGTCGAGCGCGAGCTGATCGGCATGGATGTCAGCCGCGCCAGGCGCGCCGAGGTGATCGACACGCATGCGGCGATCTTCATCCTGCAGGGAGCGCTCGATCGGCTTGCGACCTTGCGCCAGTCCGGTCGCTAGCCCATGAGCCCCGTCGCCGCGGCGCTCGCGCCGGTATTCCTGCTGATCGTGGTCGGCTTCGGCCTGCGGCGCAGCCTGATCCGGCTGGATACGCAATGGCACGGGCTCGAGCGGCTGACTTATTATGTGCTGTTTCCGGCGCTGCTGATGCAGAGCCTGGTGAAGGCCGATCTCGGCAAGGTGCCGGTCGCCGGCATCGGCGGCGCCTTGTTCCTGGCGATGCTGGCGATGTCGGCGCTGTGCCTCGTGCTGCGGCCGCTGCTCACCCGCTCCGGCATCGATGGTCCGGCCTTCACCTCGATCTTCCAAGGGGCAACCCGCTGGCAGACCTACGTCGCGCTCAGCGTCGCCGGCAGCCTGTTCGGCGCGTCCGGGCTTGCGGCGGCGTCGGTGGCGATGATCGCGATCATCCCAATGGTCAACGTGTTCAGCGTCGCCGTGCTCGCCCACTACGCCTCGCCGACCCGCCGCTCGATCCGTGAGATCCTTGCCACCATCGTGCGCAATCCGCTGATCTGGGCCTGCATCGCCGGGCTCGCACTGAACGTGGCGCATATGCCGCTGCCAAAGCTCTGGCACGATGCCGCCGATGCGCTCGGACAGGCCTCGCTGCCGATCGGCCTGCTGGTGACCGGCGCCGGCCTGCACTTCGAAGGCTTGCGCCGCGCTGGCCCGGCCGCTGCGCTCGGCGTCGTGCTCAAGCTGGTCTTGATGCCCCTCCTCGCGATCGGGCTCGCCGGATGGTTCGGCGTCACCGGCCCGAGCCTCGTCGTCGTCGCGATCTGCGCGGCGGTGCCGACCTCGCCGAGCGCCTATGTGCTGGCCAAGCAGATGGGCGGCGACGCGCCGCTGCTGGCGCAGATCATCTCGCTGCAAACGGTGCTGGCGGCGCTGACCATGCCGCTCGCGATCGCCTGGGCGAGCTGAACGCGTCCGTTCAGGAAGAACCGCTGGCCAGCCACATGGTCTGCACCGTGGCGGCGAGGTTGTTGAGGCCGTGCAGCACCATGGTCAGATAGGTGGAGTGGGTACGAGAGCGCAGATAGCCGAACCACACGCCGAGGGAAAACACGTTGAGCAGGGCGAACCAGTCGTACTGGAGATGCAGGACGGTCCACAACAAGGACGACAGCACGATGGCGCCGGGCACGCGCAGGAAGGAGTCCGACCAGCCGCGGTAGAGAAAGCCACGCGCCATCAGCTCTTCCGACACCGGTGCGGCGACGCAGAAGGCGATGACCAGCAGCCAGACCACGCCGTCGCCTCTGGCGGTCTTCATGATGTCCACCATGAAGCTCGCCGACTTCTCTTCGCGTCCCGTCAGCTGCGCCGCCAGCTCCCAGCATCCCAGGATCACGACCATCCCGACAACGCCAAAGACGAAATTCTTCCAGCCGGTCCAGCGCAGGCCGAGATAGTCGACGAACGACATGCGGGTGTGGCGGACGGCAAAATAGATCGGGATCAAAATGGCCGGGACGCCCATGATCGCCGACAGCGAGACCGTGAGCGACCGGCTCGCGATCTGGATCATGGCCAACTGAAACGCGGCCATGCTGTCGATTGGACCCTCATGGCGCAGCAGGAAATAGACGATCGGAGTCAGCTGGCCGATGAAGAACACGACGATGATGAGGAGGCCCCACAGCAAGGTGCGCCAGAAGCCGAGCGTGCGCGGCTGATGATGCGCCGGAACGACCTGCTGCGGCGGGTTGCCCGGATCGAGCGAATCCATCACGGCGGCTTCGGGAGAGTCGGTCAAGGCAGCGCGCGCTCCAGCAAGCTACGGATGTCTGAGCGATCGAGATCGACCGCGCCATACATGCTCGGGTGAACATTGGCGAGCCGCGTGGCGGCGAAAAGCTCCGCATGAGCGGGCATAACGAGGTTGAGCGCGGCGGCGGCTGCGAGCAGCGCCAACTTCTCGACTGCGAGGCGCGCGACGCGCTCGGAATCCGGCCGGCGGAAGCTGGTCTCGATGAAGGCGAGCGACTCCGCCGCGCCGGGCAACCCGCTGGTCTCTGCTTTGAGATGCATCAGGACGTGCGCGGCCGCCTCCGCCTCGCGCGCCAGCGCCCGCAGCACGTCCAGGCACATGACGTTGCCCGAGCCTTCCCAGATCGCATTGACCGGCGACTCCCGGAAATGGCGGGCGAGGATGCCGTCCTCGACATAGCCGTTGCCGCCCAGGCATTCCATCGCCTCATACAGGAACGGCGGCGCGCTCTTGCAGACCCAGTATTTGATCGCCGGTGTCAGCAGCCGCACGTAGTTCGCCTCCCGCGGCGACAGAGGCGCGCGATCGAACGCCTGACACAGCCGCATCACCAGCGCCACCGTCGCCTCGACATGGAGAGCCATGTCGGCGAGCACCGCCTGCATCAGCGGCTGGTCGGCGAGATGCTTCTGGAACACGCTGCGATGGCGCGCATGATGCAGCGCGTGCGCGAGCCCCGAGCGCATCAGGCCGGCAGACGAGATCGCGCAATCCTGCCGCGTCAGTTGCACCATCTGGATGATGGTGCTGATGCCCCTGCCCTCGTCGCCGACCCGCTCGGCATAGGCGCCGACGAACTCCACCTCCGACGAGGCATTGGAGCGGTTGCCGAGCTTGTCCTTCAAGCGCTGGAACTGGATCGCGTTCACCGAGCCATCCGGCTTGAAGCGCGGCATGAAGAAGCAGGTCAGGCCGGCATCGGCCTGCGCCAGCACCAGGAAGGCGTCGCACATCGGCGCCGACATGAACCATTTATGCCCCGTGATGCGATAGCCATCGGTCGTACGCTCAGCGCGCGTCAGGTTGGCGCGCACGTCGGTCCCGCCCTGCTTCTCGGTCATGCCCATGCCGAGTGTCATGCCGCGTTTTTGCCACCACGGCGCAAACGCCGGATCGTAGTCATCGGTCGCGATGACCGGCATCGCTCTTGCCAGCAGATCAGGCTGGGCGGCCAGCGCCGCCACCGAGGCCCGCGTCATGGTGATCGGGCAGAGATGGCCGCTCTCGACCTGCGAGGCGATATAGAACTTCGCGGCGCGCACCACCTCCGAGCAGCCGCCGACGGGCCGACCTTCTGCCGTCCATGTCGAATTGTGCAGGCCGGCTGCGGCCGAGCGCGTCATCATCGCATGGTAGGCCGGATGAAATTCGACGACGTCTCGCCGAAAGCCCTTGGCGTCGAAGCTGCGCAGCTTCGGCGTGTTCTCATTGGCGAGCCGGCCCTGCTCGGCCATCGCAGCTGAGCCCCAGAGCGCACCGAATGCAGACAGCTCCTGCTCGGCTCCGGCACCATCATTGGCCTTCAAGGCATCCATCAAGGGCCGGTCGGCCGTGAACAGGTTGACGTCCTCGAATGGCGGCGACTGGTTGAAGACCTCATGGGTCGCGAAGGAAGACTGCGTCATGGCCGTGCCCTACAGAGATCGATCATCGGCGCGGCCGAATGGGAAAAACATAAGTCGTCGCGCCAGCGCCCGGCAGCGAAAAGTGCCACCACTCCTTGGCATAGTTCACAAAACCTTGCCGCGCCATCACCGCGACCAGTTCGTTGCGCCAGCGGCGCTGCTCCGGTGTCAGGTTCTGCGCGGCGGTATGAGCCTTCACGTCGGAACAATCGTAGCCGGTTCCCATGTCGACGCTGCCCTCGGGCGCGCGTAGCGCTGCGGGCGCGGTGCAGTCCGCGTAGTCCTTGGCCGGGTCGAACGCCGCGGAATTGTCGGCCGCGAGCTCGACCAGCGTGAGATCGAGCGCCGCACCGGTCGAATGGCTCGAACGCACGGCGATATAGCCGAGACGGAACAGGTCCTGCTTGGCGATGCGCGGAGCGTAGCGGCGGCCGGCCGTGGTCTCGACGCCGTCCTGCGACCAGGCCAGCATCTCTGCGACCGCACGCACCGGCCGGTAGCAGTCGAGCA
This window contains:
- the ruvX gene encoding Holliday junction resolvase RuvX, which codes for MPAPILPLIEAAGRWPERGALVGLDLGTKTIGVAVSDPDRRLATGVETIQRKAFKADAARLLAICTERKVIGLVLGLPINMDGSEGPRAQSTRAFARNLAGLTDLPIGLWDERLSTAAVERELIGMDVSRARRAEVIDTHAAIFILQGALDRLATLRQSGR
- a CDS encoding AEC family transporter; this encodes MSPVAAALAPVFLLIVVGFGLRRSLIRLDTQWHGLERLTYYVLFPALLMQSLVKADLGKVPVAGIGGALFLAMLAMSALCLVLRPLLTRSGIDGPAFTSIFQGATRWQTYVALSVAGSLFGASGLAAASVAMIAIIPMVNVFSVAVLAHYASPTRRSIREILATIVRNPLIWACIAGLALNVAHMPLPKLWHDAADALGQASLPIGLLVTGAGLHFEGLRRAGPAAALGVVLKLVLMPLLAIGLAGWFGVTGPSLVVVAICAAVPTSPSAYVLAKQMGGDAPLLAQIISLQTVLAALTMPLAIAWAS
- a CDS encoding CPBP family intramembrane glutamic endopeptidase; translation: MTDSPEAAVMDSLDPGNPPQQVVPAHHQPRTLGFWRTLLWGLLIIVVFFIGQLTPIVYFLLRHEGPIDSMAAFQLAMIQIASRSLTVSLSAIMGVPAILIPIYFAVRHTRMSFVDYLGLRWTGWKNFVFGVVGMVVILGCWELAAQLTGREEKSASFMVDIMKTARGDGVVWLLVIAFCVAAPVSEELMARGFLYRGWSDSFLRVPGAIVLSSLLWTVLHLQYDWFALLNVFSLGVWFGYLRSRTHSTYLTMVLHGLNNLAATVQTMWLASGSS
- a CDS encoding acyl-CoA dehydrogenase family protein, yielding MTQSSFATHEVFNQSPPFEDVNLFTADRPLMDALKANDGAGAEQELSAFGALWGSAAMAEQGRLANENTPKLRSFDAKGFRRDVVEFHPAYHAMMTRSAAAGLHNSTWTAEGRPVGGCSEVVRAAKFYIASQVESGHLCPITMTRASVAALAAQPDLLARAMPVIATDDYDPAFAPWWQKRGMTLGMGMTEKQGGTDVRANLTRAERTTDGYRITGHKWFMSAPMCDAFLVLAQADAGLTCFFMPRFKPDGSVNAIQFQRLKDKLGNRSNASSEVEFVGAYAERVGDEGRGISTIIQMVQLTRQDCAISSAGLMRSGLAHALHHARHRSVFQKHLADQPLMQAVLADMALHVEATVALVMRLCQAFDRAPLSPREANYVRLLTPAIKYWVCKSAPPFLYEAMECLGGNGYVEDGILARHFRESPVNAIWEGSGNVMCLDVLRALAREAEAAAHVLMHLKAETSGLPGAAESLAFIETSFRRPDSERVARLAVEKLALLAAAAALNLVMPAHAELFAATRLANVHPSMYGAVDLDRSDIRSLLERALP
- a CDS encoding M15 family metallopeptidase, with product MLLAAIVPAGAAALPFDFVYLRDIDPTILQDIRYAGSNNFVGRPLPGYEAAECVVTRDVARRLQAAQAELRPRGLSLKMLDCYRPVRAVAEMLAWSQDGVETTAGRRYAPRIAKQDLFRLGYIAVRSSHSTGAALDLTLVELAADNSAAFDPAKDYADCTAPAALRAPEGSVDMGTGYDCSDVKAHTAAQNLTPEQRRWRNELVAVMARQGFVNYAKEWWHFSLPGAGATTYVFPIRPRR